A stretch of Bacillus pseudomycoides DNA encodes these proteins:
- a CDS encoding ATP synthase subunit I: protein MIDVHGLVQRQKKYMYYLLALLVLGWGFTSYKDVFLGLIIGTIFSFLSLRIIARRTDKLLDRVTNGENVKFKATAVSTYSRFATIGLLILFAAKYQHLIAMWSLGVGLLTGYLVMIIDFLYLEYKSREER, encoded by the coding sequence ATGATAGACGTACATGGACTTGTCCAAAGACAAAAGAAATATATGTACTACTTGCTTGCGCTTCTAGTGCTAGGATGGGGATTTACCTCTTACAAGGATGTATTTCTTGGGCTGATTATCGGAACGATTTTCAGTTTTCTTAGTTTGCGCATCATTGCACGTAGAACAGACAAGCTATTAGATCGCGTTACCAATGGAGAGAACGTGAAATTTAAAGCAACGGCTGTAAGTACATATTCAAGATTTGCCACGATTGGGCTATTAATTTTATTTGCAGCGAAATATCAGCATTTAATTGCGATGTGGAGCTTAGGTGTAGGATTGCTGACAGGATATCTTGTCATGATCATAGATTTTCTTTATTTAGAGTATAAGAGCAGGGAAGAGAGGTGA
- a CDS encoding DUF4024 domain-containing protein, protein MVGLSVTNLHLFRDEKVNFLICIGFMQKNELLLTHRE, encoded by the coding sequence ATGGTAGGGCTTTCAGTGACAAATTTGCATCTATTCCGTGACGAAAAAGTAAACTTTTTAATTTGTATAGGATTTATGCAGAAAAATGAGTTATTATTAACACATCGTGAATGA
- a CDS encoding AtpZ/AtpI family protein yields the protein MQKNDRNPVKAYALMSGILAQLVGSILVGIFGGQWIDSKVGTFPLFLIVGLLLGLGTGIYAMIRLIRHYYSGEQ from the coding sequence TTGCAAAAAAACGATCGCAACCCGGTAAAAGCTTATGCTTTAATGTCAGGTATTCTTGCCCAATTAGTCGGTTCCATTCTTGTTGGAATTTTTGGTGGGCAATGGATTGATAGTAAGGTTGGAACGTTTCCGTTGTTTCTTATTGTAGGCTTATTGCTTGGATTAGGAACAGGGATTTACGCAATGATTCGACTCATTCGACATTACTATTCGGGAGAGCAATGA